The proteins below come from a single Elusimicrobiota bacterium genomic window:
- the ileS gene encoding isoleucine--tRNA ligase translates to MAEDKKVNKYPVNLPETKFSMKANLPVREPQFLEYWESIGLYQKMLEHNTGGKKFVLHDGPPYANGPIHLGHALNKILKDMVVKYKSLCGYHTPYIPGWDCHGLPIEQNLMKEKKIDKRSIDRVKFRKDAEVYAQKYIDLQRNDFKRLGITADWENPYITMSPKYEGGIYRSFRNLVKNGYIYRRKKPVYWCVQCETALADSEIEFQDHGSPSVYVKFPVINEGVGSKVQPVAAVLIWTTTPWTLPANVALAFNPEFDYVNVALKLNDGRNENLIVSEYLLPKIAEVLHAGNIEVLQKYKGKDLEGIKCIHPVIEGKISVGVLAGYVSLEDGTGIVHIAPGHGDDDYEVGLKYNLPIFAPVNAYGKFTNEVPKYEGQKVFEANANIIADLTQQNVMLHNSEANHSYPHCWRCKKPVIFRATEQWFLNVDYQGLREKLLAETDRVHWIPDYGLNRIKGMVSSRPDWCLSRQRFWGAPIPVMYCQKCNTPLMDDKVLENIEKLITQYGTNVWYEKDVGELLPQGIKCACGHNEFKKGEDIIDVWFDSGVSHESVLRTDANLTFPADVYLEGSDQHRGWFQTSLIPAVALHNTAPYKAVITHGFVLDGNGRAMHKSLGNVIAPQEIIKKYGAEILRLWVANSDYHEDIRISEEILKQLADTYRKIRNTYRFMLGNLCDYNPEDNCVKCSDLWDIDKYMLHKLYMLVTEVTRYYEAYEFNKVLRAVHDYCVFDLSNFYLDILKDRLYTFGPGCVERRGAQTVMYQTLMVLVKSMSPMLSFTAEDVWQTLKVEKAGAGLEESVFLSGFATAQPEWLNKPLAAKWEVIRKIKEKVNLEMEKMRQEKVIGSSLEAKVEITSFSDEEFCVIKEYEHQWPMITISSSVVIFRGKGEGDVMIKISKADGIKCVRCWNYSHSVSKHEDHPELCDRCHEVVRGCK, encoded by the coding sequence ATGGCGGAAGATAAAAAAGTTAATAAATATCCGGTGAATTTGCCGGAGACTAAGTTTTCAATGAAAGCGAACCTGCCTGTACGTGAACCACAGTTTCTGGAGTACTGGGAGTCAATTGGGCTGTACCAAAAAATGCTGGAACATAATACCGGAGGGAAAAAGTTTGTACTTCACGATGGGCCGCCGTATGCCAATGGGCCGATTCATCTTGGGCATGCGTTAAACAAAATATTGAAAGATATGGTGGTTAAGTACAAATCATTGTGCGGTTATCATACTCCCTATATCCCGGGTTGGGACTGCCACGGGTTGCCGATTGAACAGAATCTGATGAAAGAAAAAAAGATTGATAAACGCTCAATTGACCGCGTAAAGTTTAGGAAAGACGCTGAGGTCTATGCGCAGAAATATATTGACTTGCAACGCAACGATTTCAAACGTCTTGGTATAACAGCTGATTGGGAGAATCCGTATATTACAATGTCGCCGAAATATGAGGGTGGAATATACCGTAGTTTCCGTAACCTAGTAAAAAACGGGTATATTTATCGCAGAAAAAAACCGGTATACTGGTGTGTACAATGCGAGACCGCGCTTGCGGATTCTGAAATTGAATTCCAGGATCATGGTTCACCGTCGGTGTATGTAAAGTTTCCTGTAATAAACGAAGGTGTGGGTAGTAAAGTTCAACCGGTAGCAGCGGTTCTTATTTGGACCACCACACCGTGGACTTTACCCGCAAATGTAGCTTTAGCGTTCAATCCGGAGTTTGATTATGTAAACGTTGCTTTAAAATTGAATGACGGAAGGAATGAGAATCTTATAGTGTCAGAATACCTGTTACCCAAAATTGCGGAAGTGTTGCACGCAGGTAATATTGAAGTGCTGCAAAAATATAAGGGTAAGGACTTGGAAGGTATTAAATGCATACATCCTGTGATTGAAGGAAAAATCTCAGTCGGTGTACTGGCAGGATATGTTAGTTTAGAAGATGGTACAGGGATTGTCCATATTGCTCCGGGGCATGGGGATGATGATTATGAAGTTGGCTTGAAATACAACCTGCCGATCTTCGCTCCGGTAAATGCGTATGGTAAGTTCACAAATGAAGTTCCAAAGTATGAAGGCCAAAAAGTGTTTGAAGCGAATGCAAATATTATTGCGGATTTAACACAACAGAATGTTATGTTACATAATAGTGAGGCTAATCATTCGTACCCGCATTGCTGGAGATGCAAAAAACCTGTTATCTTCCGCGCTACGGAACAGTGGTTTCTTAATGTGGACTATCAGGGTTTACGTGAAAAGTTATTAGCTGAAACTGACAGGGTTCATTGGATTCCTGACTACGGTTTAAATCGTATAAAAGGAATGGTGTCGTCACGCCCGGACTGGTGTCTTTCGCGTCAACGTTTTTGGGGTGCACCGATACCTGTGATGTACTGCCAAAAATGTAATACTCCGTTGATGGATGATAAGGTGCTGGAAAATATTGAAAAACTGATTACACAGTACGGCACGAATGTATGGTATGAAAAAGATGTAGGTGAATTACTCCCGCAAGGGATTAAATGCGCGTGCGGCCATAATGAGTTTAAGAAAGGTGAGGATATAATCGACGTATGGTTTGATTCCGGAGTATCCCATGAGTCGGTATTAAGGACAGATGCTAACCTCACATTTCCGGCAGATGTGTATTTAGAAGGTAGTGATCAGCATAGAGGATGGTTCCAGACATCGTTAATTCCGGCGGTTGCATTGCACAACACTGCACCGTATAAGGCCGTGATTACACACGGGTTTGTGCTTGATGGCAACGGGCGTGCAATGCATAAGTCGTTAGGTAATGTTATTGCACCACAGGAAATTATTAAGAAGTATGGTGCCGAAATCCTCAGGTTATGGGTAGCAAATTCGGATTATCACGAAGATATACGTATTTCCGAAGAGATACTGAAACAACTGGCGGATACATACAGAAAAATAAGGAATACTTATAGGTTTATGTTAGGGAATTTGTGTGATTATAACCCTGAAGATAATTGTGTAAAGTGTTCTGACTTGTGGGATATAGATAAATATATGCTTCATAAACTTTATATGCTTGTAACTGAAGTTACTAGGTATTACGAAGCTTATGAGTTCAATAAAGTTCTACGTGCTGTGCATGATTATTGCGTTTTTGACCTCAGTAATTTTTATCTGGATATCCTGAAAGACAGGTTGTATACCTTCGGTCCTGGATGTGTTGAACGCCGTGGTGCGCAGACGGTAATGTATCAGACACTGATGGTTTTGGTTAAGTCCATGTCGCCGATGTTATCATTTACCGCAGAAGATGTGTGGCAAACGTTAAAAGTTGAAAAAGCCGGTGCGGGCCTGGAAGAAAGCGTGTTTTTGTCCGGGTTTGCGACAGCACAGCCTGAATGGTTGAATAAACCGCTTGCTGCAAAATGGGAAGTTATACGTAAGATCAAGGAAAAAGTTAATCTTGAGATGGAAAAAATGCGGCAGGAGAAAGTTATTGGCAGTTCTTTGGAAGCTAAAGTGGAAATAACATCGTTTTCAGATGAAGAATTCTGTGTTATTAAAGAATATGAACACCAATGGCCGATGATAACTATAAGTTCTAGTGTTGTTATATTCCGTGGTAAAGGTGAAGGCGATGTGATGATTAAAATAAGTAAAGCAGATGGTATAAAGTGTGTGCGATGCTGGAATTATTCGCATAGTGTAAGTAAACATGAGGATCATCCTGAACTCTGTGACCGTTGTCATGAAGTTGTCAGGGGTTGTAAATGA
- the lspA gene encoding signal peptidase II, with the protein MIRLITTVYKYLPCILTSLIIVLLDRVTKVLAVSLLKPVEYITILPFLYLSYTENTGAAFGMLQGFRWLFVIAAILVFTILYHELKKTSSVYFQITLGFIFGGAGGNFVDRLFRGVVVDFIDFRVFPVFNVSDIAISIGIGLWIIHLLFLNKAK; encoded by the coding sequence ATGATACGGTTGATTACAACGGTGTATAAGTATTTGCCGTGTATTCTAACAAGCTTAATTATTGTATTGCTGGATAGGGTAACCAAAGTCTTGGCAGTGAGTTTGCTTAAACCAGTAGAATACATAACCATATTACCATTTCTGTATTTGTCATACACAGAAAATACCGGTGCTGCTTTTGGTATGCTGCAGGGGTTCAGGTGGTTATTTGTTATTGCAGCAATCTTGGTGTTTACTATCCTATACCACGAATTGAAAAAGACAAGTAGCGTGTATTTTCAAATAACGTTAGGGTTTATATTTGGTGGTGCGGGTGGTAATTTTGTTGACCGCTTGTTTCGAGGAGTGGTAGTAGACTTTATTGATTTTCGGGTTTTCCCGGTGTTTAATGTATCTGATATCGCAATATCTATTGGAATAGGTTTGTGGATAATACATTTATTATTTTTAAACAAGGCAAAGTAG